A region of Moorena producens PAL-8-15-08-1 DNA encodes the following proteins:
- a CDS encoding DUF433 domain-containing protein — MKIEDYFDFIAPDDIRIKGTRVGIENVLYEYIYRNRTPEEILNCFYTITLEQVYATILYYLNNKEVVSQYISDWLEWSHQQQKAQELNPPSGIVRLRKLKAEQEAKNKAYESELSAG; from the coding sequence ATGAAAATAGAAGACTATTTTGATTTTATTGCTCCTGATGATATTCGTATCAAAGGAACGCGAGTGGGCATTGAGAATGTGCTGTATGAGTACATTTATCGTAATCGTACTCCCGAAGAAATTCTTAACTGTTTTTACACCATTACCTTAGAACAAGTTTATGCCACAATTCTTTATTACTTAAACAACAAAGAAGTTGTCAGCCAATATATTTCTGACTGGCTGGAATGGAGTCATCAGCAACAAAAAGCTCAAGAACTCAACCCTCCTTCAGGCATAGTTAGATTACGAAAATTAAAAGCGGAACAAGAAGCGAAGAATAAAGCCTATGAGTCTGAATTATCTGCTGGATGA
- a CDS encoding DUF5615 family PIN-like protein encodes MSLNYLLDENVNPVYQIQLRRQAPDLVVRAVGDPATPPKGTQDPEIICWCEEYDFVLVTNNRKSMPVNLADHLTEGRHVPGIFILSPKLNIGETIQQLIFIAEASFENEYQDQIIHLTMI; translated from the coding sequence ATGAGTCTGAATTATCTGCTGGATGAAAATGTAAATCCAGTCTATCAGATTCAACTACGTCGGCAAGCACCTGATTTAGTTGTCAGAGCTGTTGGAGATCCAGCCACTCCACCAAAAGGTACACAAGACCCAGAAATTATATGCTGGTGTGAGGAATATGATTTTGTATTGGTAACCAATAACCGCAAGTCAATGCCTGTAAACTTAGCAGATCACCTAACTGAAGGTAGACATGTACCAGGAATTTTTATTCTAAGTCCAAAATTGAATATCGGTGAAACTATTCAACAGCTAATCTTTATAGCTGAGGCATCATTTGAAAATGAATACCAAGACCAAATTATTCATTTGACAATGATATAA